The following are encoded in a window of Sebastes umbrosus isolate fSebUmb1 chromosome 7, fSebUmb1.pri, whole genome shotgun sequence genomic DNA:
- the LOC119491576 gene encoding extracellular calcium-sensing receptor-like encodes MHKPGDVVLGGLFEVHYTSVFPERTFTSEPQQPSCQGLDTLGYRLAMTMAFAIDEINKNSHLLTNVTLGYSLYDNCGALVIGLSGALSLASGQEEQFLLQENCLGTTPVLGIVGDSFSTFSIATSNVLGLYKMPIVSYFSTCSCLSDRQRFPSFFRTIPSDAFQVRAMIQILKHFGWTWVGLLVSDDDYGLHVARSFQSDLKQSGGGCLAYSKVLPWDSDPSELKRIVHLIKTSTAYVVMVFAHEIHMTDLMEEVVRQNVTGRQWIASEAWTAATVLQTPHLMPYLGGTLGIAIRRGEIPGLRDFLLRIRPDLHYNNSYGNSMVRQFWEYTFQCKFDPAGWVEAEGALCTGQEDIESVETKFLDLSILRPEYNVFKAVYALAYALDDLLRCVPGRGPFSMHSCASLQRLEPWQLLHYLEKVNFTTSFGDQMSFDENGDALPIYDIVNWLWLPDGKTRVQTVGEVRESAKGEELAIDEDKIFWNFQSKEPPRSVCSESCPPGTRMARKKGQPECCFDCIPCSEGKISNETDSRECTSCQEDFWSSPQRDHCVPKKTEFISYQEPLGICLTTTSLLGTFICAVVLAIFTYHRSTPMVRANNSELSFLLLVSLKLCFLCSLLFIGRPRLWTCQLRHAAFGISFVLSVSCILVKTMVVLAVFKASKPGGGASLKWFGAVQQRGTVLALTFIQAAICTAWLVSASPVPHKNTQYHNDKIVYECVVGSKVGFAVLLGYIGLLAIVSFLLAFLARNLPDNFNEAKLITFSMLIFCAVWVAFVPAYVNSPGKYADAVEVFAILASSFGLLVALFGPKCYIILLRPERNTKKAIMGRGTTKS; translated from the exons CTTAGACACTCTAGGCTACAGGCTTGCCATGACCATGGCATTTGCCATTGATGAGATCAACAAGAACTCCCATCTGCTAACTAATGTGACTCTGGGATACAGTCTTTATGATAACTGTGGTGCGCTTGTTATTGGACTCAGTGGTGCCTTATCACTGGCAAGTGGCCAAGAGGAGCAGTTTCTGCTTCAAGAGAACTGTTTAGGGACCACTCCAGTCCTAGGCATTGTGGGTGATTCCTTCTCAACATTTTCTATAGCCACCTCCAATGTGCTAGGTTTATACAAAATGCCCATT GTGAGTTATTTTTCCACATGTTCCTGTCTGAGTGATCGGCAACGGTTTCCATCCTTCTTTAGAACAATCCCAAGTGATGCTTTCCAG GTGCGTGCTATGATTCAGATTCTAAAACACTTTGGCTGGACTTGGGTGGGCCTTTTGGTCAGTGATGATGACTATGGACTCCATGTGGCCCGATCCTTTCAATCTGATCTGAAACAATCTGGTGGAGGTTGTCTGGCCTACTCAAAAGTTTTGCCCTGGGACAGTGATCCAAGTGAACTCAAGAGGATTGTACATTTGATAAAGACATCAACAGCTTATGTGGTCATGGTGTTTGCACATGAGATACACATGACTGATCTAATGGAAGAG GTGGTGAGGCAGAATGTGACTGGCCGGCAGTGGATAGCAAGTGAAGCCTGGACAGCAGCTACTGTGCTCCAGACCCCCCACCTCATGCCATACCTTGGTGGCACACTGGGCATTGCCATTCGTCGAGGAGAAATACCAGGACTCAGGGACTTCCTGTTAAGAATACGTCCTGACCTACACTACAACAACAGCTATGGAAATAGCATG GTGAGACAATTTTGGGAATACACGTTTCAGTGTAAATTTGATCCAGCAGGTTGGGTTGAAGCTGAGGGAGCACTATGCACTGGACAGGAAGATATTGAAAGTGTGGAGACTAAGTTTTTAGATCTTTCTATCCTCAGGCCTGAATACAATGTTTTCAAGGCTGTATATGCTCTGGCATATGCCCTCGATGACCTGCTGCGCTGTGTGCCAGGGAGAGGGCCCTTCAGCATGCACAGCTGTGCCAGTTTGCAAAGACTGGAGCCATGGCAG CTTTTACATTATTTGGAAAAGGTCAACTTCACCACATCATTTGGTGACCAAATGTCATTTGATGAGAATGGTGATGCCTTACCAATATATGATATTGTGAACTGGCTGTGGCTTCCTGATGGAAAAACTAGAGTTCAGACTGTGGGCGAAGTTAGAGAGTCAGCCAAAGGTGAAGAACTCGCAATTGATGAAGACAAAATCTTCTGGAACTTTCAATCGAAAGAG CCACCCCGGTCAGTGTGCAGTGAGAGCTGTCCTCCAGGTACCCGCATGGCCAGAAAGAAGGGGCAACCTGAGTGCTGTTTTGACTGTATCCCTTGTTCTGAGGGAAAGATCAGCAATGAAACTG ACTCCAGGGAGTGCACTAGTTGTCAAGAGGACTTCTGGTCCAGCCCTCAGCGTGACCACTGTGTTCCTAAGAAAACAGAGTTCATTTCCTATCAAGAACCTTTAGGTATCTGCTTGACAACCACCTCATTGCTGGGAACCTTTATCTGTGCTGTTGTTCTGGCCATCTTCACCTATCATCGCAGTACACCCATGGTACGCGCAAACAATTCAGAACTGAGTTTTCTGCTTTTGGTGTCACTCAAACTATGTTTCCTGTGTTCGCTGCTGTTTATCGGCCGTCCCAGGCTGTGGACGTGCCAGCTGAGACATGCAGCATTTGGGATCAGCTTTGTGCTTTCTGTCTCATGTATTCTGGTAAAAACCATGGTGGTTCTGGCTGTGTTCAAGGCTTCCAAGCCAGGAGGTGGAGCCAGTCTGAAGTGGTTTGGTGCTGTGCAGCAAAGAGGGACAGTTTTAGCTCTTACCTTCATTCAGGCAGCAATCTGCACTGCTTGGCTTGTATCTGCCTCACCAGTTCctcataaaaacactcaatacCACAATGACAAGATAGTTTATGAATGTGTAGTCGGCTCTAAAGTTGGTTTTGCAGTGTTACTGGGCTATATTGGCTTACTGGCCATCGTCAGCTTCCTGTTAGCATTTCTGGCGAGGAATCTTCCAGACAACTTCAATGAGGCCAAGCTCATCACTTTCAGCATGCTGATCTTCTGTGCTGTGTGGGTGGCCTTTGTCCCGGCTTATGTCAACTCCCCGGGCAAATATGCAGATGCAGTGGAGGTATTTGCCATCCTGGCCTCCAGTTTTGGTCTCTTGGTGGCACTATTTGGACCCAAATGTTACATAATCCTGCTGAGACCAGAGAGGAACACAAAGAAAGCAATCATGGGTCGAGGAACTACCAAGTCATAA